In Montipora capricornis isolate CH-2021 chromosome 4, ASM3666992v2, whole genome shotgun sequence, a single genomic region encodes these proteins:
- the LOC138046543 gene encoding uncharacterized protein produces the protein MTKLLCDERYSDSQGCTVGDRVSLMKQVLGDSRTGTSVKRISQNSTGMSNMAVVGEIEDEREENLIRYYCLRGFQYGEIKDFLSEYHEKEMSISTLKKIIKSYGLSRRNPDYDEQMVRDAIRYMIDGPVCLRGCRSVWHGLQLQGLRVPQTLVQQLLKEIDPHRSSVRKAHRLKRRTYCNMGPNYAWHCDGYDKLKPFGFPIHGCIDGSSRKVLWLYVTRSNNQPNNIATYFVDAVDELNGCPVDLVSDLGTENGIMAAAQAFFRDDENSHRYVASTRNQRIESWWAQYSRSSTAWWINFFKDLVDGRQLDTTSELQMECLWFCFSEVLQKELDEIKEHWNTHFIRKSRHDTISGRQGFFVLPTTVTYGGSCNLSLPVPLCELDYVRSHVVVTEEENEYEECFQYLVQTCHLSKPENWREALQQYHTILSYA, from the coding sequence ATGACAAAACTTCTCTGTGATGAACGTTACAGTGACAGCCAGGGTTGCACTGTCGGGGATCGCGTTTCTTTAATGAAACAAGTCTTAGGCGACTCTAGAACCGGAACTTCTGTAAAACGTATTTCACAGAACTCAACGGGAATGAGTAACATGGCAGTTGTAGGGGAGATCGAGGATGAAAGGGAAGAAAATTTGATAAGGTACTACTGTCTTCGAGGATTTCAATATGGTGAAATCAAAGACTTCCTCTCCGAATATCATGAGAAGGAAATGAGCATCAGcacactgaaaaaaataataaagagcTATGGATTGAGTCGTCGAAATCCTGATTATGATGAACAAATGGTTAGAGATGCCATAAGATACATGATAGACGGCCCAGTATGTTTGCGGGGATGTAGGTCAGTCTGGCATGGCTTACAGTTACAAGGATTGAGGGTTCCACAGACTCTCGTACAGCAACTCCTTAAAGAAATTGACCCCCATCGTTCAAGCGTAAGAAAAGCACACCGACTGAAAAGAAGAACATACTGCAATATGGGACCCAATTATGCGTGGCACTGTGATGGATACGACAAATTAAAACCATTCGGCTTCCCCATTCACGGATGCATCGATGGTTCGAGCAGGAAAGTTCTTTGGCTCTATGTAACACGTTCAAACAACCAGCCAAACAATATAGCTACTTACTTTGTAGATGCAGTAGATGAGCTAAATGGGTGCCCTGTGGATTTGGTAAGCGATCTCGGAACAGAGAATGGAATAATGGCAGCCGCACAAGCTTTTTTCAGGGATGATGAGAATAGCCACAGGTATGTGGCCTCAACCCGCAACCAGAGAATTGAATCTTGGTGGGCTCAATACAGCAGAAGTAGTACCGCATGGTGGATCAATTTTTTCAAGGACTTGGTAGATGGAAGACAGTTAGATACTACATCAGAGCTGCAAATGGAATGCCTATGGTTTTGTTTCTCAGAAGTACTGCAGAAGGAGCTGGATGAAATTAAGGAACATTGGAATACTCATTTTATTCGGAAATCTCGTCATGACACTATTAGTGGAAGACAAGGATTCTTTGTTCTACCTACCACAGTTACTTATGGTGGTAGCTGCAACTTAAGCCTGCCAGTCCCATTGTGTGAGCTGGACTATGTGCGCTCTCATGTTGTAGTAACTGAGGAAGAAAATGAGTACGAAGAGTGTTTTCAATACCTTGTCCAAACATGCCATCTCTCCAAGCCAGAAAACTGGAGGGAAGCTTTACAGCAATACCATACTATACTTTCCTACgcttga
- the LOC138046542 gene encoding uncharacterized protein, producing the protein MLIGSRQRLNTFNRLPSFTIDSNFIKHVEFTKSLGVYIDQNLTWNVHIEHISKKIASCIGILKRSRSFAPLETLLRIYNALVQSHFDYCSVLWGNCNKSLSIKLQKLQNRAARILTSFFYDANADDLFVRLGWQKLSLQRELKTATMVYKSLNGLAPDYLKSMFTDRSSTSTYSLRNCEGKLALPLPRTNFLKNSFSNSGGVLWNSLPTNLRQAQTLASFKSSCRGFLFDND; encoded by the coding sequence ATGCTGATTGGTTCAAGGCAAAGGTTAAATACTTTTAATAGACTCCCGTCTTTTACTATTGACAGCAACTTTATAAAACACGTAGAATTTACGAAATCTCTTGGAGTATATATAGATCAAAACTTAACTTGGAATGTACATATCGAAcatatttccaaaaaaattgctTCCTGCATTGGCATCTTGAAGAGAAGCAGGTCTTTTGCCCCTTTGGAAACGCTCCTACGAATCTATAATGCTTTGGTTCAatctcattttgattactgtaGTGTCCTATGGGGGAATTGCAATAAATCTCTTTCAATTAAactacaaaaactacagaaTCGCGCTGCCCGTATTTTGACCTCTTTTTTTTATGATGCCAATGCGGATGATCTCTTTGTTAGACTTGGCTGGCAGAAACTTAGTCTTCAACGAGAATTGAAAACAGCCACTATGGTCTATAAATCTCTCAATGGTCTTGCCCCTGATTATCTGAAATCAATGTTTACCGATCGGAGTTCAACATCTACCTATTCTCTTAGGAATTGTGAGGGCAAACTAGCTCTTCCACTTCCCCGCACCAATTTTCTAAAAAACAGTTTCAGCAATAGTGGTGGGGTGCTGTGGAACAGCTTACCTACCAATCTGCGGCAAGCACAAACGCTTGCTAGTTTTAAATCTAGCTGTAGGGGTTTCCTTTTTGATAATGATTAA